One Thomasclavelia spiroformis DSM 1552 DNA window includes the following coding sequences:
- a CDS encoding single-stranded DNA-binding protein, with protein MLNQVMLIGRLVDIPVMKTTKGGVKVANATLEIEQGFKNGLGAYESDYVTVSLWRGIAEMIIETALPGSMIAIKGRLHSRTFECSDSKVITSIEVIAEHVSLLDKYFRGNK; from the coding sequence ATGTTAAATCAAGTTATGCTAATTGGAAGATTAGTTGATATACCAGTAATGAAAACTACTAAAGGTGGTGTAAAAGTAGCCAATGCAACATTGGAGATTGAACAAGGGTTTAAAAATGGTTTAGGAGCGTATGAAAGTGATTATGTAACAGTTTCTTTGTGGCGTGGGATTGCAGAAATGATTATTGAAACAGCATTACCAGGAAGCATGATAGCAATAAAAGGTAGATTACATTCACGAACATTTGAATGTAGTGATTCTAAAGTTATTACATCAATCGAAGTGATTGCTGAACATGTTTCTTTACTGGATAAATATTTTAGAGGGAATAAATAG
- the acpS gene encoding holo-ACP synthase produces the protein MIKGIGCDIVDLNRLNDCLDEFACKILTFKEFEIYRNKKTDKQKREFLGGRFAGKEAFFKAVGIEEKLVSFNDVEILNDTNGKPFLNYVNSYISIAHENDYAIAYVIVEV, from the coding sequence ATGATTAAAGGAATTGGTTGCGATATTGTTGATTTAAATCGCTTGAATGATTGTTTGGATGAGTTTGCTTGTAAAATCTTAACGTTTAAGGAGTTTGAAATTTATCGTAATAAAAAAACAGATAAACAAAAACGTGAATTTCTTGGTGGTCGTTTTGCGGGTAAAGAAGCTTTTTTTAAAGCTGTTGGAATAGAAGAAAAATTGGTTTCATTTAATGATGTTGAAATTTTAAATGATACTAATGGAAAACCATTTTTAAATTATGTTAATTCTTATATTTCAATTGCTCATGAAAATGATTATGCCATTGCTTATGTTATTGTAGAAGTCTAA
- the ytpR gene encoding YtpR family tRNA-binding protein, with the protein MMMFHGFYNLDHVGDIMLARIVDGKTFSYDKYDDLVVLKDKKENVIGYNLLNASKYLGSLNNGLIKFSDEQVDAFNEILEKYGFLAVTVDKTPRFIVGEVVSMCDHPDSDHLHICQVNLGNEETQIVCGAPNVEQGQRVVVATIGAIMPSGLVIKPSKLRKVDSNGMICSARELGLPNAPQVRGILVLDKEKYNIGESFF; encoded by the coding sequence ATGATGATGTTTCATGGATTTTATAATTTAGATCATGTAGGCGATATTATGCTTGCAAGAATAGTGGATGGTAAAACATTTAGCTATGATAAATATGATGATTTAGTTGTTTTAAAAGATAAAAAGGAAAATGTTATTGGTTATAATTTATTAAATGCCAGCAAATATTTAGGTAGTCTTAATAATGGTTTGATTAAATTTAGTGATGAACAAGTTGATGCTTTTAATGAAATTTTAGAAAAATATGGTTTTTTAGCAGTTACAGTTGATAAAACACCACGTTTTATTGTTGGTGAAGTTGTTTCAATGTGTGATCATCCAGATTCTGATCATTTACATATTTGTCAAGTTAATTTAGGAAACGAAGAAACTCAAATTGTATGTGGTGCACCCAATGTTGAACAAGGGCAAAGAGTTGTAGTTGCTACAATTGGAGCAATTATGCCAAGTGGTTTAGTAATTAAACCATCTAAATTACGTAAGGTTGATTCTAATGGGATGATTTGTTCGGCTCGAGAATTAGGCTTACCAAATGCACCTCAAGTGCGTGGAATTTTGGTATTAGATAAAGAAAAATATAATATTGGTGAATCTTTTTTTTAG
- a CDS encoding thioredoxin family protein → MKTVEEFEKAKAGKTIFMFTANWCPDCMFVKPFIGDIVDANPEFKFYVVNRDDLLDLCKSLDILGIPSFVAYNDEAEIGRFVSKLRKTKDEIQAFIDSLK, encoded by the coding sequence ATTAAGACAGTTGAAGAATTTGAAAAAGCAAAAGCTGGTAAAACTATTTTTATGTTTACGGCTAATTGGTGTCCTGACTGTATGTTTGTTAAACCGTTTATTGGTGATATTGTTGATGCAAATCCAGAATTTAAGTTTTATGTAGTAAATCGTGATGATTTATTAGATTTATGTAAATCTTTAGATATTTTAGGTATTCCATCTTTTGTGGCTTATAATGATGAAGCAGAGATTGGACGCTTTGTAAGTAAACTTCGTAAGACAAAAGACGAAATTCAAGCATTTATTGATAGTTTAAAATAA
- the trmB gene encoding tRNA (guanosine(46)-N7)-methyltransferase TrmB, with protein MRLRNNPRAYDIMNENKDFVVIEPESFKNNWKSVFGNDNPIYIEIGMGKGDFIYENARLNPDINYIGIEKYPSVLAAAINKINLQENKVSNLRLMRYDAIELNNVFEKNEVDKIFLNFSDPWPKSRHAKRRLTSSKFLDVYRQILIDQGVIEFKTDNRGLFEYSLISLNQYPMDFEYISLDLHNSPESEGNIMTEYERKFCKKGPIYKLIGRYK; from the coding sequence ATGCGACTTAGAAATAATCCAAGGGCTTATGACATTATGAATGAAAATAAAGATTTTGTAGTAATTGAGCCAGAAAGTTTTAAAAATAATTGGAAAAGTGTTTTTGGAAATGATAATCCAATTTATATAGAAATTGGAATGGGTAAGGGTGATTTTATTTATGAAAATGCCCGTTTGAACCCTGACATAAATTATATTGGGATTGAAAAATATCCAAGTGTTTTAGCAGCAGCGATTAATAAGATTAATTTACAAGAAAATAAAGTGAGTAATCTTCGTTTAATGCGTTATGATGCAATTGAGTTGAATAATGTATTTGAAAAAAATGAAGTAGATAAAATTTTCTTGAATTTTAGTGATCCTTGGCCTAAAAGTAGACATGCTAAAAGAAGACTTACTTCTAGTAAGTTTTTAGATGTTTATCGTCAAATTTTAATTGATCAAGGAGTTATTGAATTTAAGACAGATAATCGTGGTTTGTTTGAGTATTCATTGATTTCATTGAATCAATATCCAATGGATTTTGAATATATAAGTCTTGATTTGCATAATAGTCCTGAAAGTGAAGGAAATATTATGACTGAATATGAGCGTAAATTTTGTAAGAAAGGACCAATTTATAAATTAATTGGAAGGTATAAATAA
- a CDS encoding pseudouridine synthase, with product MMMRLDKLLANYGIGTRKEVKSYIRKGFVEVNGEIIKKDDYKVDYQKDEIIFDGELIEYRPYVYLMLNKPKGYVSATKDNVHPTVIDLIVGYENYDLFPVGRLDIDTEGLLLISNDGDFAHRLMSPNRNHAKVYVARIAGIMNEFDILAFKDGVILDNGYKCKPANLKILEVFDDSCEVEIEIFEGKFHQVKKMVEACNKKVTYLKRISIKGLTIDRSLQLGDFRELTKEEFIDLTKEL from the coding sequence ATGATGATGAGACTTGATAAGCTTTTAGCTAATTATGGAATAGGAACACGTAAAGAAGTTAAAAGTTATATTCGAAAGGGTTTTGTTGAAGTTAATGGTGAAATCATAAAAAAAGATGATTATAAAGTTGATTATCAAAAAGATGAGATTATTTTTGATGGTGAACTAATTGAATACCGCCCATATGTTTATTTAATGTTAAATAAGCCTAAGGGTTATGTAAGTGCTACTAAAGATAATGTTCATCCAACGGTTATTGATTTGATTGTTGGATATGAAAATTATGATTTATTTCCAGTTGGTCGACTAGATATTGATACTGAAGGACTTTTATTAATTAGTAATGATGGTGATTTTGCTCATCGATTAATGTCACCAAATAGAAATCATGCCAAAGTATATGTTGCTAGAATTGCAGGAATAATGAATGAATTTGATATTTTAGCGTTTAAAGATGGTGTGATTTTGGATAATGGTTATAAATGTAAACCAGCTAATTTGAAAATTTTAGAAGTGTTTGATGATAGTTGTGAGGTTGAAATAGAGATTTTTGAAGGAAAATTTCATCAAGTAAAGAAAATGGTAGAAGCTTGTAATAAAAAAGTAACTTATTTAAAACGAATAAGTATTAAAGGATTGACAATAGACCGTAGTTTACAATTAGGTGATTTTCGCGAACTTACTAAAGAGGAATTTATCGACTTGACTAAAGAATTATGA
- the ltrA gene encoding group II intron reverse transcriptase/maturase, which translates to MKDTQDKIGYCQLSLGLLYEDSTEYDNSGEVYPTSKQEISHTKNTNRFVVHEKLLETIMEDANIEKAIQRVMSNKGSGGVDKMQVAEVRTHFAQHWSYLKKLIMEGHYSPQAVKRVEIPKDNGKKRELGIPTVTDRVIQQAIVQVLTPIFEPQFSDNSYGFRPRRNAHQAVRKVVEYANEGYRYTVDLDLEKYFDTVNHSRLIQILSQTIKDGRVISLIHKYLNAGVIVKHKFEETTKGVPQGGPLSPLLSNIYLNEFDKEMERRGNRFVRYADDCVILFKSKRSAMRVKETVTRYLEEKLFVKVNQEKTKVAYITDIKFLGFGFYIEKSGNVRITVHKKSKEKMKKRIKEITKRNRPISSKELAKELKEYITGWVNYYRIANMSKHLREIDSWMRRRIRMIYWKRWKLVRTRYRNLQKLGINKSKAWEWANTRKSYWHIANSFILKRTLTNEVLKIYGFISALDYYNSINL; encoded by the coding sequence ATGAAAGATACTCAAGATAAAATAGGATACTGTCAACTATCATTAGGCTTACTCTATGAAGATAGTACGGAATACGACAATAGTGGAGAAGTGTATCCTACATCAAAACAAGAGATATCACATACGAAGAACACCAATAGATTTGTAGTACATGAGAAGTTACTTGAAACAATTATGGAGGATGCCAATATAGAAAAGGCAATCCAAAGGGTTATGAGTAATAAGGGAAGTGGTGGTGTAGATAAAATGCAAGTCGCAGAAGTTCGTACGCATTTCGCACAACACTGGTCTTATCTAAAGAAACTTATCATGGAGGGACATTATAGTCCACAAGCCGTTAAAAGAGTAGAAATACCAAAAGATAACGGAAAGAAAAGAGAGTTAGGAATTCCAACAGTGACGGATAGGGTCATACAACAGGCGATAGTACAGGTACTGACACCAATATTTGAACCCCAATTCAGTGACAATAGTTATGGGTTCCGACCAAGAAGAAATGCCCATCAAGCAGTAAGAAAAGTAGTCGAATACGCCAATGAAGGATATCGATATACAGTAGACCTAGATTTAGAGAAGTACTTTGATACAGTCAACCATTCAAGACTTATACAGATATTGTCACAAACTATTAAAGACGGAAGAGTTATATCACTCATACATAAATATCTCAATGCAGGAGTCATAGTAAAACATAAGTTTGAAGAAACTACAAAAGGAGTACCCCAAGGTGGGCCACTCAGCCCATTATTATCAAATATATATCTTAATGAATTTGATAAAGAAATGGAAAGAAGAGGAAATCGATTTGTAAGGTACGCAGATGACTGTGTCATACTATTCAAAAGTAAAAGAAGTGCAATGAGAGTCAAAGAAACAGTGACAAGATATTTAGAAGAGAAATTATTTGTAAAAGTGAACCAAGAGAAGACAAAGGTAGCCTATATTACTGATATAAAATTCTTGGGCTTTGGATTTTATATAGAGAAGAGTGGTAATGTACGAATCACTGTTCACAAGAAATCTAAAGAAAAGATGAAAAAGAGAATAAAGGAAATCACCAAAAGGAACCGACCAATATCAAGTAAGGAATTAGCTAAAGAGTTAAAAGAATACATTACAGGTTGGGTGAATTACTATAGGATAGCGAATATGAGTAAACATCTAAGGGAAATAGACTCATGGATGAGAAGAAGAATACGAATGATATATTGGAAAAGATGGAAGTTAGTAAGAACAAGGTATAGAAATTTACAAAAACTAGGTATTAATAAAAGTAAGGCATGGGAATGGGCAAACACAAGAAAAAGCTACTGGCACATCGCCAATAGCTTCATACTAAAAAGGACACTTACAAATGAAGTATTAAAAATATACGGATTTATAAGTGCACTAGATTATTACAACTCTATAAACTTATGA
- a CDS encoding DUF1540 domain-containing protein, producing MAKDVCCHVDNCVYNNNCKCEAQEITVCNCKCNHAKEIKETACETFRCK from the coding sequence ATGGCTAAAGACGTATGTTGTCATGTGGATAATTGTGTTTACAATAATAACTGTAAATGTGAAGCTCAAGAAATTACAGTATGTAATTGTAAATGTAATCATGCAAAAGAAATTAAAGAGACTGCGTGTGAAACTTTCAGATGTAAATAG
- a CDS encoding sporulation protein Cse60, with protein sequence MKIKIIEKTHELDLEDELNDFIAKEEVSIINLHYQVAMTFSNELEYSFSCLIEYEDKK encoded by the coding sequence ATGAAAATAAAAATTATTGAAAAAACACATGAATTAGATTTAGAAGATGAGTTGAACGATTTTATTGCAAAGGAGGAAGTTTCAATTATTAATTTACATTATCAAGTTGCAATGACTTTTTCAAATGAATTGGAATATAGTTTTAGTTGCCTGATAGAATATGAAGATAAAAAATAA
- a CDS encoding aldose 1-epimerase family protein codes for MITLKNNFLEVVLKNKGAEIIKIVGQRDQINYMWRRDPIQWGSSAPILFPIVGALQNNECHINGKTYSMTQHGFSRHSEYLANQINDTEVIFTLEPNEEILKQYPYLFKLEVTYSLNDNVLACNLKVINTDNKEIYFQIGGHPAFACPFMEGESSNDYYLEFSDNETLARKVLNLKKKGISHETVSFLDNEKRFFVRQELFSNDTIVLENFKSNKMALKSLNHNKSLVVHMDGFTHLGIWAAKHVGGLIAIEPWFGHSDYDDFCGEFKDKEGIVSLKENEQFEATFKIEINQ; via the coding sequence ATGATAACATTAAAAAATAATTTTTTAGAAGTTGTTCTAAAAAATAAAGGGGCTGAAATTATTAAAATAGTTGGACAGAGAGACCAAATCAATTATATGTGGCGTCGTGATCCGATTCAATGGGGAAGCAGCGCGCCGATTTTATTTCCAATCGTAGGAGCACTTCAAAATAATGAATGTCATATTAATGGTAAAACATACAGTATGACACAGCATGGTTTTTCACGTCACAGCGAATATCTTGCTAATCAAATAAATGATACTGAAGTTATTTTTACACTGGAACCGAATGAAGAAATATTAAAACAGTATCCTTATTTATTTAAATTAGAAGTAACTTATAGTTTAAATGATAATGTTCTTGCTTGTAATTTGAAGGTTATAAATACTGATAATAAAGAAATTTATTTTCAGATAGGAGGACATCCTGCTTTTGCTTGTCCATTTATGGAAGGTGAATCAAGTAATGATTATTATTTAGAATTTAGCGATAATGAAACTTTAGCTAGAAAAGTACTTAATTTAAAGAAAAAAGGAATTAGTCATGAAACTGTTTCTTTTTTAGATAATGAAAAAAGATTTTTTGTTCGCCAAGAGCTTTTTAGTAATGATACGATCGTTTTAGAAAATTTCAAATCAAATAAAATGGCATTAAAATCATTAAATCATAATAAATCATTGGTTGTTCACATGGATGGTTTTACTCATTTAGGTATTTGGGCAGCTAAACATGTAGGAGGATTAATTGCTATTGAACCATGGTTTGGTCATAGTGATTATGATGATTTTTGTGGAGAATTTAAAGATAAAGAAGGAATTGTTAGTTTAAAAGAAAATGAGCAATTTGAAGCAACTTTTAAAATTGAAATAAACCAATAA
- the rbfA gene encoding 30S ribosome-binding factor RbfA: protein MVLKKEKVSGIIQRELSQILQMEVRDPKIGFCTITAVDLTNDLSIAKIYVTFLGKDFDTRKGMQALERSKGFIRSLLAKRLTIRKVPELHFVNDTSLQYGNKIEKIIDDLNHNK, encoded by the coding sequence ATGGTTTTAAAGAAGGAAAAAGTTAGTGGTATTATTCAAAGAGAGTTATCACAAATTCTTCAAATGGAAGTTCGTGATCCTAAGATAGGATTTTGTACGATTACTGCAGTTGATTTAACTAATGATTTATCTATTGCTAAAATTTATGTAACATTTTTAGGTAAAGATTTTGATACACGTAAAGGAATGCAGGCTTTAGAGCGTTCAAAGGGTTTTATTCGTTCGTTGCTTGCAAAACGTCTTACAATTCGTAAAGTTCCTGAGTTACATTTTGTAAATGATACTTCTTTACAATATGGTAATAAGATTGAAAAAATTATTGATGATTTAAATCATAATAAATAA
- the infB gene encoding translation initiation factor IF-2, translating to MAKQNKKNKKGKKQLMSNFPSKQEESVAKDGVIVYEEGITVGQLAEKIGQTPANIIKVLFLLGTMVTINSALSDEQVELICLEYGFDAEKHIEVNEINFEEIEIVDDESDLVPRCPVVTIMGHVDHGKTTLLDTIRKSAVVEGEFGGITQHIGAYQVDVNGKKVTFLDTPGHEAFTAMRARGAQVTDIVIIVVAADDGVMPQTKEAIDHAKAAGVPIVVAINKIDKEGADPERIKGEMSEYGLLPEDWGGDTVYCEISAKKGIGIDELLETLIVVAELADLKANPNRYAYGSVVEGKLDRGRGPVATLLVENGTLRAGDPIVVGTAHGRVRQMLDDRGKVIKEALPATPVEITGLNDVPVAGDKFMVFESEKQARSVGESRLKAKLDKERSVGAAMSLDDLFSQIKDGEVLDLNIIVKADVQGTAEAVKASLEKIDVEGVRVNVIRSTAGGISESDVLLATASKAIIYGFNVRPNAKVRQKAEEEGIEIRLHNIIYKMVEEIETAMKGMLAPEIKEVITGQAEIRQVIKVSKVGNIAGCYVTDGFIRRNCGVRLIRDGVVVYEGKLGSLKRFQDDVKEVASGFECGLSIENFNDIKEGDIVEGYIMEEVEVK from the coding sequence ATGGCAAAACAAAACAAAAAAAATAAAAAAGGAAAAAAACAGTTAATGTCTAATTTTCCATCAAAACAAGAAGAATCAGTTGCTAAAGATGGAGTGATTGTATATGAAGAGGGAATTACTGTTGGACAATTAGCAGAAAAAATTGGACAAACACCTGCTAATATTATCAAAGTATTGTTTTTACTTGGAACAATGGTAACAATAAATTCGGCTCTTAGTGATGAACAAGTAGAATTAATTTGTTTAGAATATGGTTTTGATGCTGAAAAACATATAGAAGTAAATGAAATCAATTTTGAAGAAATTGAGATTGTTGATGATGAAAGTGATTTAGTACCTCGTTGTCCAGTTGTTACGATCATGGGACATGTTGACCATGGTAAAACAACATTATTAGATACTATTAGAAAATCTGCAGTTGTTGAAGGTGAATTTGGAGGAATTACACAACATATTGGTGCTTATCAAGTTGATGTAAATGGTAAAAAAGTTACTTTTTTAGATACTCCAGGACATGAAGCTTTTACTGCAATGCGTGCTCGTGGAGCACAAGTTACTGATATTGTTATTATTGTTGTAGCAGCTGATGATGGTGTGATGCCACAAACTAAAGAAGCAATTGACCATGCTAAAGCGGCTGGTGTACCGATTGTTGTTGCTATTAATAAAATTGATAAAGAAGGTGCTGATCCTGAAAGAATCAAAGGTGAAATGTCTGAGTATGGATTATTACCTGAAGATTGGGGTGGAGATACAGTATATTGTGAAATCTCTGCAAAAAAAGGGATTGGAATCGATGAATTATTAGAAACATTGATTGTTGTCGCTGAATTAGCTGATTTAAAAGCAAATCCAAATCGTTATGCATATGGTAGTGTAGTTGAAGGAAAACTAGATCGTGGACGTGGGCCAGTTGCAACATTATTAGTTGAAAATGGTACTTTAAGAGCTGGGGATCCAATTGTTGTAGGAACTGCTCATGGACGTGTACGTCAAATGTTAGATGATCGTGGAAAAGTAATTAAAGAAGCTTTACCAGCAACACCAGTAGAAATTACAGGGTTAAATGATGTTCCAGTTGCTGGAGATAAATTCATGGTTTTTGAAAGTGAAAAACAAGCTCGTAGTGTTGGAGAATCACGTTTGAAAGCAAAATTAGATAAGGAACGTAGTGTAGGAGCTGCTATGTCTTTAGATGATTTATTTTCACAAATTAAAGATGGTGAAGTACTTGATTTAAATATTATCGTTAAAGCTGATGTGCAAGGAACAGCTGAAGCAGTTAAAGCTTCACTTGAAAAAATTGATGTAGAAGGTGTAAGAGTTAATGTTATTCGCTCTACAGCTGGTGGTATTTCAGAATCTGATGTTTTATTAGCCACAGCTTCAAAAGCAATCATTTATGGTTTCAATGTTCGTCCTAATGCTAAAGTTCGTCAAAAGGCTGAAGAAGAAGGTATTGAAATTCGTCTTCATAATATCATTTATAAAATGGTTGAAGAAATTGAAACTGCAATGAAAGGTATGTTAGCGCCTGAAATCAAAGAAGTAATTACTGGTCAAGCAGAAATTCGTCAAGTTATTAAAGTGTCAAAAGTCGGGAATATTGCTGGATGTTATGTAACTGATGGATTTATTCGTCGTAATTGTGGCGTTCGTTTAATCCGTGATGGTGTCGTTGTTTATGAAGGAAAACTTGGTTCATTGAAAAGATTCCAAGATGATGTTAAAGAAGTTGCTAGTGGCTTTGAATGTGGTTTAAGTATTGAAAACTTTAATGATATTAAAGAGGGCGATATTGTTGAAGGTTATATCATGGAAGAAGTAGAAGTTAAGTAG
- a CDS encoding L7Ae/L30e/S12e/Gadd45 family ribosomal protein — MNNFLNLLGLASRARKIVTGETLIKKIRTNAIHLVIIASDASDNTKKKFIDKCTSYNVDYIVTSSREELSSAIGKNNRVALGIQDAGFAKSLKEKTGG, encoded by the coding sequence ATGAATAATTTTTTAAATTTATTGGGACTAGCTAGTCGTGCCCGTAAAATTGTTACTGGAGAAACATTAATCAAAAAAATTAGAACAAATGCAATACATCTAGTTATTATTGCAAGTGATGCTAGCGATAATACTAAAAAGAAATTTATTGACAAGTGTACTAGTTATAATGTTGATTATATAGTAACTAGTAGTAGAGAAGAATTATCGAGTGCAATTGGTAAAAATAATCGGGTTGCTTTAGGAATTCAGGATGCTGGATTTGCAAAAAGTTTAAAAGAAAAGACAGGAGGGTGA
- the rnpM gene encoding RNase P modulator RnpM produces MRKIPLRKCLATGEQLPKKELVRIVRNKEGEVFVDLTGKMNGRGAYLKKSKEAFEIAKKKKLLARSLQVEIPDEIFEELGKLINE; encoded by the coding sequence TTGCGTAAAATACCATTAAGAAAATGTTTAGCTACCGGTGAACAATTACCTAAAAAAGAATTAGTAAGAATCGTTCGTAATAAAGAGGGCGAAGTGTTTGTTGATTTGACAGGGAAAATGAATGGGCGTGGGGCTTATTTAAAAAAAAGTAAAGAGGCTTTTGAAATTGCAAAAAAGAAAAAATTGTTAGCACGTTCTTTACAAGTTGAAATTCCTGATGAAATATTTGAGGAATTAGGTAAGTTGATTAATGAATAA
- the nusA gene encoding transcription termination factor NusA encodes MAGIKFMEALNLLIEEKGIEKDVFLEMLKESIAKAYKKNYLNSDANVRVEINEKTGKFRLFELRTVVDDLEDEDLELSLEEAQAINPFYKIGDVVETEADVEHIGRLAAIQTKQLFRQKIRETEKETLYNEFADKKDDIITGIVDRVEDKFAIVNIGKTGAFLALNQQIPGEKLKEGQHLKVYVCDVDRGTKGTHIVVSRTEPNFVKRLFELEVPEVFDGTVEIKAVSREPGERSKIAVYASNENIDPIGSCVGPKGSRVKNVVDELNGEMIDIIIWSNDPVEFISNALSPSEVKYVSINEKDHSALVIVPDDQLSLAIGKRGQNARLAVRLTGWKIDIKSVSEALENGLITLEELESKSVPVDASFEEQFAQEMLENNDEANDEEVIVKNDDEIIDAEEDYDDDFYDLDDEYSKYDEEIDYDEYDKYYDAD; translated from the coding sequence GTGGCTGGTATTAAATTCATGGAGGCATTAAATTTATTAATTGAAGAAAAAGGAATTGAAAAAGATGTCTTCTTAGAAATGTTGAAAGAATCTATTGCAAAAGCATATAAGAAAAATTATTTAAATTCTGATGCTAATGTCCGTGTTGAAATTAATGAAAAAACTGGTAAATTTAGATTATTTGAATTAAGAACGGTTGTTGATGATCTTGAAGATGAAGATTTAGAATTATCGTTGGAAGAAGCTCAAGCGATTAACCCATTTTATAAAATCGGTGATGTTGTTGAAACAGAAGCAGACGTTGAACATATTGGTCGTTTAGCAGCGATTCAAACAAAGCAACTGTTTAGACAAAAAATTCGTGAAACTGAAAAAGAAACTCTTTATAATGAGTTTGCTGATAAAAAAGATGATATTATCACTGGTATAGTTGATCGTGTTGAAGATAAGTTTGCAATCGTAAATATTGGAAAAACAGGAGCGTTTTTAGCATTAAATCAGCAAATTCCTGGAGAAAAATTAAAAGAGGGACAACATTTAAAAGTTTATGTTTGTGATGTTGATCGTGGAACTAAAGGAACTCATATTGTAGTAAGTAGAACAGAACCAAATTTTGTTAAAAGATTATTTGAATTAGAAGTACCTGAAGTTTTTGATGGAACAGTTGAAATTAAAGCAGTTTCTCGTGAACCAGGAGAAAGAAGTAAAATTGCAGTTTATGCAAGTAATGAAAATATTGATCCAATCGGTTCATGTGTTGGACCTAAAGGAAGTCGTGTTAAAAATGTTGTTGATGAATTAAATGGTGAAATGATCGATATCATTATTTGGAGCAATGATCCTGTTGAATTTATTTCAAATGCATTGAGTCCTTCAGAAGTTAAATATGTTTCTATTAATGAAAAAGATCATAGTGCTTTAGTAATTGTTCCAGATGATCAATTATCGCTTGCAATCGGTAAACGTGGACAAAATGCACGTTTAGCAGTAAGATTAACTGGATGGAAGATTGATATTAAATCAGTAAGTGAAGCTTTAGAAAATGGTTTAATTACTTTGGAAGAATTAGAATCAAAATCAGTACCTGTTGATGCAAGTTTTGAAGAACAATTTGCTCAAGAAATGTTGGAAAATAACGATGAAGCAAATGATGAAGAAGTCATTGTTAAAAATGATGATGAAATTATTGATGCTGAAGAAGATTATGATGATGATTTTTATGATTTAGATGACGAATATAGTAAATATGATGAAGAAATTGATTATGATGAATATGATAAATATTATGATGCTGACTAG
- the rimP gene encoding ribosome maturation factor RimP → MELLNKIKEMIEPILQSNDVYLDDIEYVQDKGEWYLRIFVEKNEGFLDMDTCVAVSEQISQKLDEEDPIKGEYYLEVSSPGVEKPLKTFEQVKSSIGKYVYAKFYNPIAGLDEVEGFINSIEDETIEFEYLVKNIKKKVKIEYNNIKFIRLAVKF, encoded by the coding sequence ATGGAACTTTTAAATAAGATTAAAGAAATGATTGAACCAATTTTACAAAGTAACGATGTTTATCTTGATGATATTGAATATGTTCAAGATAAAGGAGAATGGTATCTTAGAATTTTTGTTGAAAAAAATGAAGGTTTTTTAGATATGGATACTTGTGTAGCGGTAAGTGAGCAAATCAGTCAAAAGCTGGATGAAGAAGATCCGATTAAGGGAGAATATTATTTGGAGGTTTCTTCGCCTGGGGTTGAAAAACCATTAAAAACATTTGAACAGGTTAAATCTTCTATTGGAAAGTATGTATATGCAAAATTTTATAATCCAATTGCAGGATTAGATGAAGTTGAAGGTTTTATTAATTCGATTGAAGATGAAACGATTGAATTTGAATATTTAGTTAAGAATATTAAAAAGAAAGTAAAAATTGAATACAACAATATTAAATTTATTAGATTAGCTGTGAAATTTTAG